In Bosea vestrisii, the following are encoded in one genomic region:
- a CDS encoding transporter substrate-binding domain-containing protein, with the protein MKLFRHLKIAGTLLALGAGMLAASQASSQTVTEIVKRGKVKIGVLIGAPPYGSVDAQGNAIGYDADVTALVGKYLAVPVEIVPLTPPSRIPALEAGKVDFLIATLAPTPERAKAVMFTIPYSAFQTGIYAKKGTPIKDWADLKGRKVGVNRGSSVEREFTNREKELNLTILRFEDDATTMQALFSGQVEAIAGPDAQANAAIKARGETETELKFVFGMQPNSMTVRKDAYELRQWLNNTIYYIKQNGELNAISEKWVGSPLPQLPTF; encoded by the coding sequence ATGAAACTCTTCAGGCATCTCAAGATCGCCGGCACGCTGCTGGCACTCGGCGCAGGCATGCTGGCGGCGAGCCAGGCCTCGTCTCAGACGGTTACCGAGATCGTCAAGCGCGGCAAGGTCAAGATCGGCGTGCTCATCGGCGCCCCGCCCTATGGCTCCGTCGACGCCCAGGGCAACGCGATCGGCTACGATGCCGACGTCACGGCACTCGTCGGAAAGTATCTCGCCGTGCCAGTCGAGATCGTGCCGCTCACCCCGCCTTCGCGCATTCCGGCGCTCGAGGCCGGCAAGGTCGACTTCCTGATCGCGACGCTGGCGCCGACGCCCGAGCGAGCCAAGGCGGTGATGTTCACCATCCCCTACAGCGCCTTCCAGACCGGCATCTATGCCAAGAAGGGCACGCCGATCAAAGACTGGGCCGACCTCAAGGGCCGCAAGGTCGGTGTCAACCGCGGCTCCAGCGTCGAGCGCGAATTCACCAATCGCGAGAAGGAGCTCAACCTCACCATCCTGCGCTTCGAGGACGACGCCACCACCATGCAGGCGCTGTTCTCCGGCCAGGTCGAAGCGATCGCCGGCCCCGACGCGCAAGCCAACGCCGCGATCAAGGCGCGCGGCGAGACCGAGACGGAGCTGAAGTTTGTCTTCGGCATGCAGCCCAACTCGATGACCGTCCGCAAGGACGCCTATGAGCTGAGGCAATGGCTCAACAACACGATCTACTACATCAAGCAGAACGGTGAGTTGAACGCCATTTCCGAGAAGTGGGTCGGCTCGCCGCTGCCGCAGCTGCCGACCTTCTGA
- a CDS encoding amino acid ABC transporter permease: MVTFGWPEALFIFRAAGWTLLLTAIAFLIGGLMGGVLAILRLSRIKLLRRFAAGYILVIQSIPVLMVLFMSYYGLSLFGIELPPFLAASASLAIYVSAYLAEIWRGSIESVPFQQWEASASLAHSPAQTYRYVILPQAIRISLPPTVGFLVQLVKNTSIVSVVGFVELSRAGQLVNNATFQPFQIFTLVAAIYFAICFPLSRLSRHLEKVMNASRPH; encoded by the coding sequence ATGGTGACCTTCGGTTGGCCCGAGGCCCTCTTCATCTTTCGCGCCGCAGGCTGGACGCTGCTACTGACCGCGATCGCCTTCCTGATTGGCGGCCTGATGGGCGGCGTCCTCGCCATCCTGCGCCTGTCGCGGATCAAGCTGCTGCGCCGTTTCGCAGCCGGCTACATCCTGGTGATCCAGTCGATCCCGGTGCTCATGGTCCTGTTCATGAGCTATTACGGGCTGTCGCTGTTCGGCATCGAGCTGCCGCCCTTCCTCGCCGCCTCGGCCTCGCTCGCGATCTATGTCTCGGCCTACCTCGCCGAGATCTGGCGCGGTTCGATCGAATCCGTGCCATTTCAGCAATGGGAGGCCTCGGCCTCGCTGGCCCATTCGCCGGCGCAGACCTATCGCTACGTGATCCTGCCCCAGGCGATCCGCATCTCGCTGCCGCCGACCGTCGGCTTCCTGGTTCAGCTCGTGAAGAATACCTCGATCGTCTCGGTGGTCGGCTTCGTCGAACTGTCGCGGGCCGGGCAACTCGTCAACAACGCGACCTTCCAGCCTTTCCAGATATTCACGCTGGTGGCGGCGATCTACTTCGCCATCTGCTTCCCCCTGTCCCGGCTCAGCCGCCATCTCGAAAAGGTGATGAATGCCAGCCGTCCTCATTGA
- a CDS encoding GntR family transcriptional regulator — protein sequence MPRDHAGHRPNFGRGNAAEVQVMAGSGRRELATPLAARILGEIRDGAMGVGTHLRSQDIATRLGVSRFPVGQALQLLADKGVLRHERNRGYFVEQASPPSSETLGLSEPDGVTQAYFRIADDHLRGSLPEQVSEADLRQSYDLTRAELNAVLTRISQEGWAERRAGYGWTFAPVLNTPESLEQTYRLRLALEPAALLEPGYHLAPESIAACRAAEERLLAGAIETDTADALHERGVRFHETIVAGSGNPFFLDTIRRINRVRRLLSYRSMLDRKRYRQQCEEHLAILDSLAHGKQSEAAERLRLHLSHTIDNLTVIRPLLRR from the coding sequence TTGCCGCGCGACCATGCCGGCCATAGACCAAATTTCGGGCGCGGGAATGCCGCCGAGGTGCAGGTCATGGCTGGCAGCGGAAGACGAGAGCTCGCAACACCTCTTGCGGCGCGCATCCTCGGCGAAATCCGGGATGGTGCCATGGGCGTCGGAACCCATCTCCGCTCTCAGGACATTGCGACACGTCTCGGCGTGTCGCGGTTTCCTGTAGGCCAGGCACTCCAGCTTCTGGCTGATAAGGGTGTGCTGCGTCACGAACGCAATCGGGGCTATTTCGTTGAACAGGCGTCGCCGCCTTCGAGTGAGACACTTGGGCTTTCCGAGCCGGATGGAGTGACCCAGGCCTATTTCCGGATTGCAGACGACCATCTCCGCGGCAGCCTTCCGGAGCAGGTCAGCGAAGCCGATTTGCGGCAGAGCTATGACCTCACACGCGCCGAGCTCAATGCGGTCCTGACCCGCATCAGCCAGGAAGGCTGGGCGGAGCGGCGCGCTGGCTATGGTTGGACCTTCGCGCCGGTGTTGAACACGCCAGAAAGCCTCGAGCAGACCTACCGACTGCGCCTGGCGCTCGAACCCGCAGCGCTTCTGGAACCTGGATACCATTTGGCGCCCGAGAGCATTGCAGCGTGCCGGGCTGCCGAGGAGCGGCTGCTCGCGGGCGCCATCGAGACCGATACAGCCGATGCCCTGCACGAGCGCGGCGTCCGCTTCCACGAAACGATCGTGGCAGGCTCAGGCAATCCGTTCTTTCTCGACACGATCCGCCGGATAAACCGCGTGAGGCGATTACTGTCCTACCGCTCCATGCTCGACCGCAAGCGCTACCGCCAGCAATGCGAGGAGCATCTCGCGATTCTCGACAGCCTGGCGCACGGCAAGCAGTCCGAGGCCGCAGAACGTCTACGACTCCATCTTTCGCATACCATCGACAATCTCACTGTCATCCGCCCACTGCTGCGCCGCTGA
- a CDS encoding SDR family oxidoreductase, with protein MNRLFDLSGRTALVTGSSRGLGRAMAEGLAAAGATIILNGADKGRLDEAVAALTAAGHAARGLRFDVTDEAAIVAAFEALDADGVAVDILVNNAGIQFRKPMLELETADWRRVIDTNLTSAFVTGREAARRMARRGRGKVINIGSLTSELARATVAPYTVAKGGIKMLTKAMAAEWGELGIQANAIGPGYMLTDMNQALIDNPTFDAWVKGRTPARRWGRPDELVGTCVYLASAASDYVSGQIIYVDGGMISVL; from the coding sequence GTGAACAGGCTTTTCGATCTTTCCGGGCGCACCGCGCTCGTGACCGGCTCGTCGCGCGGGCTCGGCCGCGCCATGGCCGAAGGGCTCGCCGCAGCGGGCGCTACGATCATCCTCAACGGTGCCGACAAGGGTCGGCTCGACGAGGCCGTCGCCGCTCTGACGGCCGCCGGCCATGCTGCACGCGGCCTGCGCTTCGACGTGACCGACGAGGCCGCGATCGTCGCCGCGTTCGAGGCGCTCGATGCGGACGGCGTCGCGGTCGACATCCTCGTCAACAATGCCGGAATCCAGTTCCGCAAGCCGATGCTCGAGCTCGAGACGGCCGACTGGCGGCGCGTGATCGACACCAACCTGACCAGCGCCTTCGTAACTGGCCGCGAGGCCGCCCGGCGCATGGCCAGGCGCGGCCGCGGCAAGGTCATCAATATCGGCTCGCTGACCAGCGAGCTCGCCCGCGCCACCGTCGCGCCCTACACGGTGGCGAAAGGCGGCATCAAGATGCTGACCAAGGCGATGGCGGCCGAATGGGGCGAACTCGGCATCCAGGCCAATGCGATCGGCCCCGGCTACATGCTGACCGACATGAACCAGGCGCTGATCGACAACCCGACCTTCGACGCCTGGGTGAAGGGCCGCACGCCGGCCCGGCGCTGGGGCAGGCCGGACGAACTCGTCGGCACCTGCGTCTACCTCGCCTCCGCAGCCTCCGACTATGTCAGCGGCCAGATCATCTATGTCGATGGCGGCATGATCTCGGTGCTGTAG
- a CDS encoding TRAP transporter small permease → MSSLLKTAVDGFYRIIEIILVACMTVMLVMVFGNVVLRLFFNTGIDLSEEIPRFAFVWMTFLGGIIGLHRRSHLGVDMVVQALPVLGRKVCWAISQVIMLICSLFIFYGTWLQHDIIAGNASPVAQLSMLWVYGVSYVTGAAIALICLSNLIRLARGEVADNELIDVHEEGLAEGLEAERDMKAHMAGGAKP, encoded by the coding sequence ATGAGCAGCCTGCTCAAGACCGCGGTCGACGGGTTCTACCGCATCATCGAGATCATTCTCGTGGCCTGCATGACCGTGATGCTGGTCATGGTCTTCGGCAACGTGGTCCTGCGGCTGTTCTTCAACACCGGCATCGACCTGTCGGAGGAAATCCCGCGCTTCGCCTTCGTCTGGATGACCTTCCTCGGCGGCATCATCGGCCTGCATCGGCGCAGCCATCTTGGCGTCGACATGGTCGTCCAGGCCCTACCGGTGCTCGGCCGCAAGGTCTGCTGGGCGATCAGCCAGGTCATCATGCTGATCTGCTCACTGTTCATCTTCTACGGCACCTGGCTTCAGCACGACATCATCGCCGGCAATGCCTCGCCGGTCGCCCAGCTCAGCATGCTCTGGGTCTATGGCGTGAGCTACGTCACCGGGGCCGCGATCGCGCTGATCTGCCTGTCGAACCTCATTCGCCTCGCGCGGGGCGAAGTCGCCGATAACGAGCTGATCGATGTCCACGAGGAGGGGCTGGCGGAAGGCCTCGAGGCCGAGCGCGATATGAAGGCGCACATGGCTGGAGGAGCCAAGCCATGA
- a CDS encoding Bug family tripartite tricarboxylate transporter substrate binding protein: MTTRRAFLAASIAALSISPGLALAQSPIQELKIMAPAGPGGGWDGAARSIQQVLTETKAVRSVQVNNVTGAGGTIGLAQFINGAKGDPSQLMVNGITMVGAILTNKSPVSLDQVTPLVRLTGDPLVIVVPAESPHKSVKDFVAAIKADVARVTWAGGSAGGADHILAALVTKVAGADADKVNYVAFSGGGEALAAMLGGRVTAGVSGYGEFEGQIKAGKLRALAISSGKRLEGVDVPTLKELGYDVEVVNWRAVMAGPGISADQKGQLTKIFDTLVAGAEWKALLKARGWDDYYLAGEPFAAFLKEEQVRVGDILKTIGLVK; the protein is encoded by the coding sequence ATGACGACGCGCAGAGCTTTTCTGGCCGCCAGCATCGCAGCTCTGTCGATCTCGCCCGGCCTCGCGCTGGCTCAATCGCCGATCCAGGAACTGAAGATCATGGCGCCGGCCGGTCCCGGCGGTGGCTGGGATGGCGCCGCGCGTTCGATTCAGCAGGTTCTGACCGAGACCAAGGCCGTTCGCAGCGTCCAGGTCAACAACGTCACGGGCGCCGGCGGCACGATCGGGTTGGCCCAGTTCATCAACGGCGCCAAGGGCGACCCGAGCCAGCTGATGGTCAATGGCATCACGATGGTCGGTGCCATCCTGACCAACAAATCCCCTGTCAGCCTGGATCAGGTGACGCCGCTTGTGCGCCTCACCGGTGACCCGCTCGTCATCGTCGTTCCCGCCGAGTCGCCTCACAAGTCGGTGAAGGACTTCGTGGCCGCCATCAAAGCCGATGTGGCGCGCGTCACCTGGGCGGGCGGATCGGCCGGTGGCGCCGATCACATCCTGGCTGCGCTTGTCACCAAGGTGGCGGGAGCTGATGCCGACAAGGTCAACTACGTCGCCTTCTCCGGAGGCGGCGAAGCTCTAGCGGCGATGCTCGGCGGCCGCGTGACTGCGGGCGTTTCCGGCTATGGCGAGTTCGAGGGCCAGATCAAGGCCGGCAAGCTGCGGGCACTCGCGATCTCGTCGGGCAAGCGCCTCGAAGGCGTCGATGTACCCACGCTCAAGGAGCTCGGCTACGACGTCGAGGTGGTGAACTGGCGTGCGGTCATGGCCGGCCCTGGCATCAGCGCCGACCAGAAGGGGCAGCTGACGAAGATATTTGACACTCTGGTCGCCGGCGCCGAGTGGAAGGCACTGCTCAAGGCGCGCGGCTGGGACGACTATTATCTCGCCGGCGAGCCTTTCGCCGCTTTCCTCAAGGAGGAACAGGTCCGCGTCGGCGACATCCTCAAGACCATCGGCCTCGTGAAATAG
- a CDS encoding TRAP transporter large permease has protein sequence MIVFVFIASLLGLMALGMPVAFALIGCGLAMMLYMGISDPQIIIQNMWDGANSFPLLAVPFFMLAGELMNAGGMTRRIITMAMAWIGHIRGGLGYVAVIAAVIMASLSGSAVADTAALASVLIPLMRNAGYDINRSCGLIACGGIIAPVIPPSIGMIIFGVTGGVSITKLFIAGIVPGVLMGVAIMLAWRWSIQRDKPRVEPKRSMAERLTETRNALWALVLPVVIIGGLKFGLFTPTEAAVIAAAYSLFVGLVIYREIKISDLFGLMYRAAETTAVIMFLVAAAGVSAWLITTANIPQQLAEMVEPFMGNKMLLTAVLMLLVLIVGTALDFTPTVLIMTPVLMPVVKQAGIDPVYFGVLFIMNNAIGLVTPPVGTVLNVVCGVAKVPMTGVIKGVMPFMIAQITVLVLLVVFPQIVMWPLAMMSR, from the coding sequence ATGATCGTCTTCGTCTTCATCGCCTCGCTACTGGGCCTGATGGCGCTCGGCATGCCCGTGGCTTTCGCGCTGATCGGCTGCGGCCTCGCCATGATGCTCTACATGGGCATCTCCGATCCGCAGATCATCATCCAGAACATGTGGGATGGCGCCAACAGCTTCCCGCTGCTCGCCGTGCCCTTCTTCATGCTGGCCGGCGAGCTGATGAATGCCGGCGGCATGACCCGCCGGATCATCACGATGGCGATGGCCTGGATCGGCCATATCCGCGGCGGCCTCGGCTATGTCGCCGTCATCGCTGCGGTGATCATGGCCTCGCTTTCGGGTTCGGCAGTGGCCGACACGGCGGCGCTGGCCTCGGTGCTGATCCCGCTGATGCGGAATGCCGGCTACGACATCAACCGCTCCTGCGGCCTGATCGCCTGCGGTGGCATCATCGCGCCGGTGATCCCGCCATCGATCGGCATGATCATCTTCGGCGTCACCGGAGGCGTCTCGATCACCAAGCTCTTCATCGCCGGCATCGTGCCGGGCGTCCTGATGGGCGTGGCGATCATGCTGGCCTGGCGCTGGAGCATCCAACGCGACAAACCGCGCGTTGAACCCAAACGCAGCATGGCCGAGAGGCTGACCGAGACCCGCAATGCACTCTGGGCGCTGGTCCTGCCGGTGGTCATCATCGGCGGCCTTAAGTTCGGCCTGTTCACGCCGACCGAGGCCGCGGTCATCGCCGCCGCCTATTCGCTCTTCGTCGGCCTGGTGATCTATCGCGAGATCAAGATCAGCGACCTGTTCGGCCTGATGTACCGCGCGGCCGAGACGACGGCCGTCATCATGTTCCTGGTCGCCGCTGCCGGCGTCTCGGCCTGGCTGATCACCACCGCGAACATCCCGCAGCAGCTCGCCGAGATGGTCGAGCCCTTCATGGGCAACAAGATGCTGCTGACAGCGGTGCTGATGCTGCTGGTGCTGATCGTCGGCACCGCGCTCGATTTCACCCCGACGGTGCTGATCATGACGCCGGTGCTGATGCCGGTGGTCAAGCAGGCGGGCATCGACCCCGTTTATTTCGGCGTGCTGTTCATCATGAACAACGCGATCGGCCTGGTGACGCCGCCGGTCGGAACCGTCCTCAACGTCGTCTGCGGCGTGGCGAAGGTGCCGATGACGGGCGTGATCAAGGGCGTCATGCCCTTCATGATCGCCCAGATCACCGTGCTCGTACTGCTCGTGGTCTTCCCGCAGATCGTGATGTGGCCGCTTGCGATGATGTCCCGCTGA
- a CDS encoding amino acid ABC transporter permease, producing the protein MRYQFQFEAVFAEADRILNGVLLTIGLSFGAIVLGLALAVLLVAAKSLFGRWVGMLVDAYVELMRNTPFLVQLFMMFFGLPLIGIRMSGTEAALLAMTLNLGAYATEIIRAGVDSIHRSQIEAGLSLAMTKRQVFQYVVLMPALARVWPALSSQFVLMLLASSICSFISVPELSGTAAIIEQNTFRSFETYIVVTLIYLALALSLKVSLLWLGRRIFPRLSSLDRLDAKAEAA; encoded by the coding sequence ATGCGGTATCAGTTCCAGTTCGAAGCGGTCTTCGCCGAAGCCGACCGCATCCTCAACGGCGTGCTCCTGACGATCGGGCTGTCCTTCGGCGCGATCGTCCTGGGCCTCGCCCTCGCCGTACTGCTCGTCGCCGCCAAGAGCCTGTTCGGCCGCTGGGTCGGCATGCTCGTCGATGCCTATGTCGAGCTGATGCGCAATACGCCCTTCCTGGTGCAGCTCTTCATGATGTTCTTCGGGCTGCCGCTGATCGGCATCCGCATGTCGGGTACTGAAGCCGCGCTGCTCGCCATGACGCTGAATCTCGGCGCCTACGCGACTGAGATCATCCGCGCCGGCGTCGACTCGATCCACCGCTCGCAGATCGAGGCCGGCCTGTCGCTCGCCATGACGAAACGCCAGGTCTTTCAATATGTCGTGCTGATGCCGGCGCTGGCGCGGGTCTGGCCGGCGCTGTCGAGCCAGTTCGTGCTGATGCTGCTGGCGTCCTCGATCTGCTCCTTCATCTCGGTGCCGGAGCTCTCCGGCACGGCGGCGATCATCGAGCAGAACACCTTCCGCAGCTTCGAGACCTATATCGTCGTCACGCTGATCTATCTGGCACTGGCGCTCAGCCTGAAGGTCTCGCTCCTCTGGCTCGGCCGGCGGATCTTTCCGCGCCTCTCCAGTCTCGACCGGCTCGACGCCAAGGCGGAGGCTGCGTGA
- a CDS encoding DctP family TRAP transporter solute-binding subunit: protein MLYQTRRTVLASLAAGAAIATAHVAPVSAQDVKTAKLGHSFADAHPRATAMKRFAEEVAKATNGSVKVEVFGNAALGSEEKMLIATQSGTIDFYMGALSPIAARKKELQIFDFPFLFASDAEAAAVLDGPAGRRLLDNLADMNLQGLAWSGGAFRNLSNSKRPIASLADMKGLKVRVMQSPMALASFNAMGMNAVPMAFTEVYTALETKALDGYEHPFVDMYANKMFEVQKHLTVTNHVYTPVALLASKRFWTSLTPQQQAAVQAAAETARAFQREAELREAGEVLNELKAKGMVAVEMPPAELDAIRKAIQPVIEKNTEVIGAAFVSDFYAEIRKQRK from the coding sequence ATGCTCTACCAAACGCGCCGGACCGTGCTCGCCAGCCTCGCCGCCGGGGCGGCCATCGCTACGGCTCATGTCGCGCCGGTTTCGGCTCAGGATGTGAAGACCGCCAAGCTCGGCCATTCCTTCGCCGATGCTCATCCGCGCGCCACAGCGATGAAGCGCTTCGCCGAGGAGGTCGCCAAGGCGACCAATGGTAGCGTCAAGGTCGAGGTCTTCGGCAATGCGGCACTCGGCTCCGAGGAGAAGATGCTGATCGCCACCCAGTCGGGCACAATCGATTTCTACATGGGCGCGCTCTCGCCGATCGCGGCGCGCAAGAAAGAACTCCAGATCTTCGATTTCCCGTTCCTGTTCGCGAGCGATGCGGAGGCCGCGGCTGTGCTCGACGGGCCGGCAGGCCGTCGTCTGCTCGACAACCTCGCCGATATGAATCTGCAGGGCCTGGCCTGGTCCGGCGGCGCCTTCCGCAACCTGTCGAACAGCAAGCGCCCGATCGCCTCGCTCGCCGACATGAAGGGGCTGAAGGTCCGGGTCATGCAGAGCCCGATGGCGCTGGCGAGCTTCAACGCCATGGGCATGAACGCCGTGCCGATGGCCTTCACCGAGGTCTATACGGCGCTGGAGACCAAGGCGCTCGACGGCTACGAGCATCCCTTCGTCGACATGTACGCGAACAAGATGTTCGAGGTGCAGAAGCACCTGACGGTCACCAACCACGTCTACACGCCGGTGGCGCTACTCGCCTCGAAGCGGTTCTGGACCTCACTGACGCCCCAGCAGCAGGCCGCCGTCCAGGCGGCCGCGGAAACCGCGCGCGCCTTCCAGAGGGAGGCAGAGCTGCGCGAGGCCGGGGAGGTCCTGAACGAGCTCAAGGCCAAGGGCATGGTGGCGGTCGAAATGCCGCCGGCCGAGCTCGATGCGATTCGCAAGGCGATCCAGCCCGTGATCGAGAAGAACACCGAGGTGATCGGCGCCGCCTTCGTCAGCGACTTCTACGCCGAGATCAGGAAGCAGCGGAAATGA
- a CDS encoding TRAP transporter substrate-binding protein encodes MTQFRPTRFAFIATLTAALLGSVAAMAEVKAKIGHAMPDTHPQATAVNKFAELAATYTKGNVKVQAFHSAMLGSDEKQLQAAQAGTQEFYIGTLAPLSTRVKEVQVWDLPFLFQNEKEVYAVLDGASVKKIFDKIEPSGLVGLTWTGMGFRNLSNSRRPVKTAEDVSGLKLRVMANPVALDTWKSIGANAVPMAFSEVFTALEVKALDGQENPLLHMWSNKMQEVQKYISITNHVYTPVALVASKKFWDTLSADDKAGIQKAATEAGLLQRKLLDEGDRDVIGKFKEAGVSVNEVSADDLRKVQDKVKSVVEKFKGQIGDEFVTGFVAEIEKARAAK; translated from the coding sequence GTGACCCAATTCCGCCCGACACGCTTTGCTTTCATCGCGACCTTGACCGCTGCGCTGCTGGGCTCGGTCGCCGCCATGGCCGAGGTCAAGGCCAAGATCGGTCATGCGATGCCCGACACCCATCCGCAGGCGACGGCGGTCAACAAGTTCGCCGAGCTGGCCGCGACCTACACCAAAGGCAATGTGAAGGTGCAGGCCTTCCACTCCGCCATGCTCGGCAGCGACGAGAAGCAGCTCCAGGCGGCCCAGGCGGGCACGCAGGAGTTCTATATCGGCACGCTGGCGCCGCTCTCGACCCGGGTGAAGGAAGTACAGGTCTGGGACCTGCCTTTCCTTTTCCAGAACGAGAAGGAGGTCTACGCGGTGCTCGACGGCGCCTCGGTGAAGAAGATCTTCGACAAGATCGAGCCGAGCGGACTCGTGGGCCTGACCTGGACCGGCATGGGCTTCCGCAACCTCTCGAACAGCCGCCGTCCGGTGAAGACCGCCGAGGACGTCTCCGGCCTCAAGCTGCGCGTGATGGCGAATCCCGTCGCGCTCGACACCTGGAAGTCGATCGGCGCCAACGCCGTGCCGATGGCATTCTCCGAGGTGTTCACCGCACTCGAGGTGAAGGCCCTCGACGGGCAGGAGAACCCGCTGCTGCACATGTGGTCGAACAAGATGCAGGAGGTGCAGAAGTACATCTCCATCACCAATCACGTCTACACGCCGGTCGCGCTGGTCGCCTCGAAGAAGTTCTGGGACACGCTCTCGGCCGATGACAAGGCCGGCATCCAGAAGGCCGCGACCGAGGCGGGCCTGCTCCAGCGCAAGTTGCTCGACGAAGGCGACCGCGACGTCATCGGCAAGTTCAAGGAAGCCGGCGTATCGGTCAACGAGGTCTCGGCGGACGATCTGCGCAAGGTCCAGGACAAGGTCAAGTCGGTCGTCGAGAAGTTCAAGGGACAGATCGGCGACGAGTTCGTGACCGGCTTCGTGGCCGAGATCGAAAAGGCACGCGCCGCCAAGTAA
- a CDS encoding FadR/GntR family transcriptional regulator yields the protein MQLSSIGSRPNLASDAAAALAKSIRTGALQPGARLPSETELARQLGVSRPVVREAIAYLRADGIVESRRGLGLFVNQQDSLRLRRTEIEASEQSILQFLEFRLGMEVEAAQLASLRHTPEDLARMEAADAALNAADDLGEESAQHDLALHLAIAAAAHNPLFLNVLQFVSGPLLNSIQSMRNKDRGEASNIAIRRADHAAILDRIRARDPAGAGEAMRKHIGESYRRYASQITTGGPPPVHPALQTIAPQER from the coding sequence ATGCAGCTGTCATCGATCGGATCCAGGCCAAATCTCGCCAGCGACGCTGCCGCCGCTTTGGCGAAGTCGATCAGGACCGGCGCGCTGCAGCCGGGCGCGCGCCTGCCATCCGAGACCGAGCTCGCGCGCCAGCTCGGCGTCAGCCGCCCCGTGGTGCGCGAGGCGATCGCTTATCTGCGGGCCGACGGCATCGTCGAAAGCCGGCGCGGCCTCGGCCTCTTCGTCAACCAGCAGGATTCGCTGCGCCTGCGACGCACCGAGATCGAGGCATCAGAACAGTCGATCCTGCAGTTCCTCGAATTTCGCCTCGGCATGGAGGTCGAGGCGGCGCAGCTCGCCTCCCTGCGCCATACGCCCGAGGATCTGGCGCGGATGGAGGCGGCCGACGCTGCACTGAATGCGGCCGACGATCTCGGCGAGGAGAGCGCCCAGCACGATCTGGCGCTCCACCTCGCCATTGCCGCAGCCGCGCACAATCCGCTGTTCCTGAATGTTCTGCAGTTCGTGTCGGGCCCGCTGCTCAATTCGATCCAGAGCATGCGCAACAAGGACCGTGGCGAAGCCTCGAACATCGCGATCCGCCGTGCTGATCACGCCGCGATTCTCGACCGCATCCGGGCGCGCGATCCGGCCGGAGCCGGAGAAGCGATGCGCAAGCACATCGGCGAATCCTATCGCCGCTACGCCTCGCAGATCACCACAGGCGGCCCGCCGCCGGTCCATCCCGCGCTTCAGACGATAGCGCCCCAGGAACGCTGA
- a CDS encoding 2-hydroxyacid dehydrogenase: protein MRIIFHGENAASFSQDFGELVGGEADIRILPDALGDEADRRAYAEADVIVGVKFDSTLPRPHDLKLFHVPGAGYDAVDLNALPAGTSVCNCFGHEQAIAEYVMSALLARHVPLADADRRLRQGDWAYWAGAPDRVHGEIAGKTIGLLGFGHIGKAIARRAKAFEMRVHIANRSPVETSELVDASFTLDRLADFWGGCDAIVVSVPLTAETTGLVDATALSAMRGDAVIFNVGRGPTIDEAALYAALKQNRIGGAVIDTWYRYPGRADANPLPATLPFHELPNIVMTPHMSGWTSGTIRRRQQTIADNIRRRAAGEPLVNLVRAAQA from the coding sequence ATGCGTATCATCTTTCACGGCGAGAACGCGGCGTCCTTCAGCCAGGATTTCGGGGAGCTCGTCGGCGGCGAGGCCGACATCCGGATCTTGCCGGATGCCCTGGGCGACGAGGCCGACCGGCGCGCCTATGCCGAGGCCGACGTCATCGTCGGCGTCAAGTTCGACAGCACGCTCCCCAGGCCGCATGACCTCAAGCTCTTCCATGTCCCCGGCGCAGGCTATGACGCGGTCGATCTGAACGCGTTGCCGGCCGGTACCAGCGTCTGCAACTGCTTCGGCCACGAGCAGGCGATCGCCGAATACGTGATGAGCGCGCTGCTGGCCCGCCATGTTCCGCTGGCCGATGCCGACCGGCGCCTGCGCCAGGGCGACTGGGCCTATTGGGCCGGAGCGCCGGACCGCGTCCATGGCGAGATTGCCGGCAAGACGATCGGCCTGCTCGGCTTCGGCCATATCGGCAAGGCGATCGCCCGGCGGGCCAAGGCCTTCGAGATGCGGGTTCATATCGCCAATCGCAGCCCGGTCGAAACGTCCGAGCTGGTCGATGCCAGCTTCACCCTCGACCGGCTGGCGGACTTCTGGGGCGGTTGCGACGCGATCGTGGTTTCCGTGCCGCTGACGGCTGAGACCACAGGATTGGTCGATGCCACGGCCCTTTCGGCGATGCGGGGCGATGCCGTGATCTTCAATGTCGGGCGTGGTCCGACGATCGACGAGGCGGCGCTCTATGCGGCGCTTAAGCAGAACCGGATCGGCGGCGCCGTGATCGACACCTGGTATCGCTATCCGGGGCGGGCCGACGCCAATCCCCTGCCGGCGACGCTCCCCTTCCACGAACTGCCGAACATCGTGATGACGCCGCACATGTCCGGCTGGACCAGTGGCACGATCCGGCGCCGCCAGCAGACCATCGCCGACAATATCCGCCGCAGAGCGGCGGGCGAGCCGCTCGTCAATCTCGTCAGGGCCGCACAGGCCTGA